GTGATACTGCTGATTCCAACTTAGACGATAGTAATATGACTATCCTTGAAGTTAGTCATACAAATGAGACTACTAATTCTAGCAGCGTGATTGGCGCTGATGAAATAGATCACCCACAAATAGAAATTGTGATAGAACAGAAGGAAATGTCTCAGTCTATAAATTATCATGAAATTGAATATATATCAAAGGGTGATAATTCTTTAAATAAATTAAATAATGGAAGTATAGCTGATTTTCGTATAAATGAATCCTCTGAAATAAGAAATGTAAATGAGCCAAGTAAACATGCACAGTTAAACTCAAAAACGATAAAACTACCATTTTCCACTTTCTCGAGAATTTATAATTTCCATCATTCTCCAATAATAAGGAAAACAGCTGCTGCAGATGAAATTGAAAAAGATATTCAAATGAAAGCTGTGGTAGAACGAGGTGCAGTTTCTCACTCTGAGCATAATATTGAAGTGGAAAATATTGAGGAAAGAGATACTTTTGAAGATGATTTAGTTGATGGAATTATTATTAATTTTGAACCCAGCGACGCAAATGAGCAGATGAAATATAAACGAGAACGTTCATAAACGATAAAACTTCCGTTCTCCACTTTCTCGAAAATTTATAAATCCCTTCATCCTCCAATTCCAAGAAGCGCTGTTGCTACAGATGACTCGAAAGAAAATCATCAAATGGAAGCTGTGGTAGAACAGGGAGCAGTTTCTGAGATTGGAAAAATCGTCAAATTGGAAAATATTGAGGAAAGTGGTACTACTGATGTCAGTTTTGATGATAGAATTAACATTAATCTTGAAAGTATTCATGTGAACGAAGTTCCGCTTAATCCGCCAGCAAGTGAAATTAAGCGAGTGTTCAAGGGTGTATTTCTGACGCAATGTAAACTTGTTCCTGTACAATTTGGAGTAGAAACATGCCCAGGGGTACGTGAAGTTACTAGAGATAAATTGTTTTTAGAAGGTTTTATTCGCAAAGATATTGAATATACTACAACGAATTGCAATGGATTTATTCGTGATCGAATTGCTACTGTTCCATTTTCTGGATTTGCAGAACTGACGGCTAATGATTTTCTCCTGTTCCCTACTTTAGGAGGTTCTTCAGAAAGTAGATCCCGATTTATTTAACCCTAATAACAGTGATATTCCTCGCCTAGATAAATTCTTCTTCGAAAATAGTATGTTTTATAATGAGCAGTCATATTGGAGTTAATTAGTGCAAATTTCTTTGAACTTGATTTTTCTCCATGTCCTGTAAAAGTTGGCGAATCGTTTAGTAATCTAGGTGAAAAAATCGTAGTAGATCTTACACTTAAAGTATTACAATTAAGAAAAGTAAGATTTGCTGCATTAGGTAACTGATAAAAAATCAAATAAAGAGTAGCTTCAGTAAATAGGAAATAATCTAAATTTTATGGAAGATATTTTTCGTAATTTGGAAAAGATTCTTGTAAGCTGTAATTACAATAATATTCATTATTCAAGCCTCTATCTAGTTTATGGATAGAGGCTTTCTGTATTAACGAAGAAGAAGTATCTTTAAAAATTAATTAAGCGTTTTATATGCTAAATCATTATTGGCAAATATATCAGATAAATAATGAATAGTGCTGTTTTTTATTACCAAAATTTATAACCTTTAGATACCGGTGGGACATTTTGGATTATTTCGATAACTGGAATTGTATATGCAAATAATATTAAAGCAATACAGATAATCAGCCAAATTTTCCAGTTTTCCAGTGCCATTGGAATTTTTTCAGCATTCTCAGAAACATCATCTACAGGAAACTCTGTTTCTCCTTTAGGAGCAAATCAAAATAAGTTTGCGACAATATATAGTACTAATACTATACCGATGAAAAGAATAGAACCCCCAACAGCTTGAGCAATTTGGTAAGGAATCCATTCAGCTGCCTGTGTAGAATCACCATAAGTAGAAAAAGTAGAACGTCGTGGAGCTCCGAGTAAGCCTACAATATGCATCGCGCCAGACATGATGGACATCCCTACTGCCCATACAATCGCTTGGATAATAGCAAGGCGGTTCATTTGTTTCGTTAAAATTCTTCCAGTAAGATGTGGGATTAACCAATAGGCCGCTCCAAAGAAAGTTAACATAACTGTAGTTGCTACTGTCAGATGGAAATGACCTGTTACCCAAACTGTATTATGAATTAGTTGGTTCATTTGATGAGAAGCATTAATAATACCCCCAGCACTGGCTGCGATAAAAGCCACCATTCCGATAAAAGGAACCACAAATCGTGCATCTAACCATCCGAATAATTCTTTCCCACCTAAAGCACGACTGCGAATTTCAAATGTAGCAAATAAAGAAAAAGCAGTTAATAAAGAAGGGATAACAACCATTAAAGTTAATACAACTTGTAGGAATTTCCAAAAAGAGCTAATTCCTGGTGGAATCCTACTGGAATCGAACACAATAGGAATAACATAAATGACAATCTCGCAAGAGAATCAGAGAAAATTTTTCCGCCAATTACTTTTGAAATGACAACATACCAAATCATATAAGCAGGTAGTAGCCAAAAGTAAACAAGAGGGTTACCGAAATACCAGAACAAAGTCCGTGAAAGTAATACATCTACTTTATCAACCCAGCCTAAGGACCAAGGGATAAGTTGGAACACAACTTCAACTGCAACTCCTAATGAACATATAATCCACATTGTTAAATTCACTACAACCATAAAGGTAAGAAGGGGGCTAGGTTGCCCAGGGTATGCTTTCCGACATTCCATATATTTCAATATTTTACTAACTCCACCTATCCAAGACCCAACAACCACTTAAGCTAAGCCTACGTAGAAAATCCAGTGGGCTTGTAATGGTGCATAAAACGTATATAATACTGATGCTTTATTAAGTAAAACCATTGTGGAAGCAGCAGCAGTACCAATAGTCATTGTCCAAAAACCAATCCAACCTAATAAGCGTTGTTTGTCTGTTAATGTACCAGAAGTTCTACTCACTGCAGCAATTTGAAAACCAAAAATGAAATAAGTGGTTAATATAAGACCTAGTAAAACGCCGTGCACAGTTAAAATTTGATAATAGGTAATTCCCCAAGGGAGTGTAAATTGACCGGAACGGACTAATGTTTGTAAAAGGCCACAAAGCCCGCCTATTGCCAATGCTATAAATGCAACATAGATATGTGCAAGCGCTAATTTTCCATCTCTTTTATCAACTTTGGCAAAGTCTTTTGCTCTATCTGAAATTGTTGTCATTTTACTCTACCACCTTTAGCATAGAAGTCATGGTCGCATGCCCAAGTCCACAATATTCGTTACATAATATTAGATACTCGCCAGATTTATCAACTGTTGTTACATATTCAGATACATAACCTGGCTCAAGAATCATGTTAATATTTGTACCTGCTACTTGAAACCCATGCACTACATCTTTTGTCGTTGCAATAAACTTAACTTTTGAACCTAAAGGAACTTCAATTTCAGGAGGATTATAGTAAAATGCTAAAGCAACAAAAACAACCTCGTAATCCCAATCCTTTCCTTCCACTTTATGAACACCTGGGTTATTGAAAGGGGCAATCTCATCGACTCGCTCAGGATCAACATACACTATTGCACTTGGTGGGTGAGAACCGAAATGGAATGCACTAAAACCAACAACTATTAAAAATAAAACAAGTGATCCAATTCCAAATGTTAACCACCATTAACTCCTTATAAAATTTGTGAATACACTGAAAGCTTTCACTTATTGAAGTTAGAATCGTTCCGTAAACAAGTAAAATGCCAAGAACCATGTGACTAAAATAAATGCGCCTAAAAATCCAACGGAATACAATGTACCTTTTAAATCAGGCTCTTTTCATGCTTTTTCGACATTTGTTTTCCTCCTCCAGTAAATGATGTTCTTGTGTGCTTAATCATAAATAGAAACAAGCTGAGAAGATGTGAGAAATGTCACACTAGAAAGCGATTATGTGAAATAAATGTGAAGATTATAAAAAAAATAAAAAAATTCAATAAAAAAAGACTTTCTTATAATAGAAAGTCCAGGGAAACCATTATTCATCAATAGTTAAAATTATTAATAACTCACCAATTCCTGTTATTTCGACAGGAAGTTTAAAAGCGTGTTGGAAACCAAACAACTTAGTGGTTCCAACGATTACGGTAGGCGGAGTTATATCAATTTCAACTCCATTTCCCGCTACAGAAGTACATAAATTACCCGCAATCATATTTCCTAACTCACCAGTAAATGATTCAAGCATTTCTCCCTCTAATGGCATACCAAACATTGTTGCACCAATAGATGAAAAGCATTTTGCGGTGGAATCTATAATAATTCGTCCTTTTACATCCCCAATAATTCCTATGAGTACGGCCATTTCTTTTTGTTCAAATGGTTGAACCATTAGTGAAGGCGATTTAATTTCCATCGGAAGAGGGATTACAGATTTTAATGATTGTATTGTGCCATTCAGTACCGTTTGTATGTGTTTTGACTCACTCATTTTTTCCCTCCATCTAGTAAAGATGGCTTAATTTTAGCATAAAAGTAATCTTAAATGAATACTTTATGTAGAAAATGTCGAAATGCTGTGCTATTATTTAAATGAGAATGAATTTCAAATTCACTTGAAAGGACGATTTGTATGAT
The nucleotide sequence above comes from Psychrobacillus glaciei. Encoded proteins:
- a CDS encoding chemotaxis protein CheX, which translates into the protein MSESKHIQTVLNGTIQSLKSVIPLPMEIKSPSLMVQPFEQKEMAVLIGIIGDVKGRIIIDSTAKCFSSIGATMFGMPLEGEMLESFTGELGNMIAGNLCTSVAGNGVEIDITPPTVIVGTTKLFGFQHAFKLPVEITGIGELLIILTIDE
- a CDS encoding cupredoxin domain-containing protein gives rise to the protein MGSLVLFLIVVGFSAFHFGSHPPSAIVYVDPERVDEIAPFNNPGVHKVEGKDWDYEVVFVALAFYYNPPEIEVPLGSKVKFIATTKDVVHGFQVAGTNINMILEPGYVSEYVTTVDKSGEYLILCNEYCGLGHATMTSMLKVVE
- a CDS encoding cytochrome c oxidase subunit 2A, producing MYSVGFLGAFILVTWFLAFYLFTERF